From the genome of Magnolia sinica isolate HGM2019 chromosome 12, MsV1, whole genome shotgun sequence:
ATCAATCAATTCATTAGCTAACAAGATACAAAAGCTACTTTGGTAGAGTGAAAACCAGCATTGCCAAAATTGGAAGTAATATTACATGAACATCATCAATCTTCTTAGAAGACACATAGATTTAAATTCTTGAGTGAGAAACAAATTACAATAAGCGTATTGTAGTTGACAAATTTTGAGTTgacgcgcccccccccccccccagtaaAAAAGAATACCACAGTGCAAGGCTCAACAGCCAAGTCCCTTCTGACCTTTAATGCCAAAAGGCCAGTAGCATGAAGAGGAGAAGTCCGTCTCCTCTGACCTTTAATGCCACAAAGCCAGGTGGAGCAAGTCACCTTTGACATTTAATGCCAAAAGGCAGGGAAGAGTCTTTGAGGGAAGgtcggtggtggtggtggtggtggtggtcagtgGGGACCATAGTGTGGAGGGTCAGCTGGTGGGGACAATCATGTTGAGGGTCAGTTAAGGAGGAGAAACAAGTCTCCTCTGGCCTTAAATAGCAAAAGGCGAGCAAGAGGACAAGGACGAGACTGACATCGATGTTGAGCACTGTTGGTGGCAGAGAAAACGACAGCATCATCTTTAAGGGAGGATTTGTTGTGGCAATTGGTGGGGATTGACAGTATCAAAGGTCAGTTAGTGAGGACGACAACATCAAGGGTAGTTAAGCTAGGGATAGGGCTACATTAGGGTGAATAAGAGATGAGGAAGAATACAGGATTAGCACTCAAGATTTGGACAGAGATAATATATATTCATATTCAATTTTAATTCTCtctttatttaaaatatatttccaATGTATTTATGCATAATGGGGTAGCTAGCATAAAAGGTTAAATGGGTAAAGTGTAAATGAAAACAAAAGGTAATAACACTAACTCATCTCAGGTAACCACCGACACCTAACCAACAATCATACATAATCTGTTCTAGACGTTAAACCTGAATCCAAACACATTATAAAATTTGGCTCAAAGTCCATTTATACATCGGATAGGATACTGTGGTTAACCAGAAATCCAAGTACCCACTGACAATTTTTCACTGTCCacatccaagatcattatttcaGCCTTCTACAACATTGGGACTTCTAGAAACTCTTTGCTCCATTTCCAAAGGAATAAAGGGGGTCCATGCAAGAGTACCAACGAGGGAATTCTCCATCCACCATTCCTACACAAAGTCTTCAAACTTTGGGTGCATCATACGTATTAACccttaaaagagagagagagagagagagagagagagagagagagagagagagagagagagagagagaggaagaagaagtagATGATTTTCTTGCTATTTCATGTCACAAGGAAGGGGTGGGATCAACAACCAATCAAGTATAGATCTGCTGGATAGTcttgaaaaaaaatcctccattAAGATGAGAGCAAGAAAAATATACTCTAAATTATGTTGTTGATTTTCTCGATTAGAGAGACAGCCTCAAAAGGATAGGTCACCATTCCATTTTAGACATAAACTTAGAGAAGCGTATCATATCAAAGTAAAGATTAGAAGTACTGGTTTTCTCTTCCAACTAGTGGGCAGTTTTGAATTCCTTCAAGTAAATAGCAACAACAATGGCTGGAATGCTCAATCCAATCGAAACCTGCATTCTCTAACGAAAACATGCATTTCTGACATACTGAAAGCCATTGCATATAGGATATAGTTGAAACTGGTCATCAGTCACCACATAATGCAATTTTTGGAATGTTTTCAAGatcaaataaaaatataataacttTCCTACAGTAACAAAGTCATCAGGTATAtagaaaaaaatgcataaatttcTTTAAAATACCAGCTTGGCATTGCACGCCATTTACTCACAATCAAATCCTAACAACCTGTCTAGTCCCGCATCCTACAAGAGAAGTACGCAATAAATAGATGTGAGTGCATAATCTCAACTTACAAACTCCATTGGGAAGACTAGTTCTTCAAAGCTGCACTCAAAGGTTTGAGCTTTTTCTGCAAAACATCCATAACACTACCGAAATCCGCCTTCACTTCCACAGGGGGGTTAGCAAACCGGCAAGCCATGTCAGcaatctcattggaatggtaatcgATCTTGGACTGCGTGAATTTCAAACCATGCGCCGTACTAATAACCACTGTCCGGTCCGTAGGCCTGATCACCCCACTATGTCTAAGCTTGATCAATGCCGACAGAGCAACCCCCGTATGAGGGCATATAAACATACCAGCAAGATCTGCCTGGGCCATGGCATCCATCAGCTCCTCCTCAGTTGCCTCCTCCACAATCCCATTCGAATTCTGGAGCGCAAACACAGCCCGGTCAATCGAAACTGGATCTCCAATCTGTATCGCGGACGCAAAAGTGGATCCCGCCTTCACCGGCTTGAAATCAGTCCAACCTGACTTGTAATGCAGATAGAGGGGGTTGGCATTTGCGGCCTGGGCACACACAAGCCTTGGCATTCGATCCACGAGGCCCAATTCCTGGCACATTCTAAACCCCTTATAGAATGCATATATGTTTCCGAGATTACCGCCAGGGACAATGACCCAGTCGGGAACTTCCCAATCGAACTGCTGCAAGATCTCAATTGCAGCCGTCTTCTGCCCTTCAAGCCTCAGGCTATTCAACGAATTGGCGAGGTAGATTGGGAGCTCCGCTGTGACCTCCCGAATCAGCCTCATGCAACCATCGAAGTCAGTATCCAGGCTGAGGACAAACGCCCCATTGGCAATCGGCTGGACGAGCTGGGCGATTGAGATGCGGTTGGCCGGGAGGAAGACAATGGCAGGAATGCCAGCGGCAGCACAGTAGGCAGAAAGTGCAGCAGACGTGTCACCAGTGGAGGCGCACCCAACGCCCAGGACAGGGCGACCCATCTTGCGGAGGCGATTGACCTGGCTGACAAGAACAGTCATGCCAAGGTCCTTGAAGCTACCAGTATGGCTAATGCCGCAGTGCTTGACCCAAAGATCATTCATCCCGAGAACTTCCTTGCCAAACCGCTCGGCCCAAAAGAGATTAGAGTTGCCTTCGAAGACAGAGATGATGTCGTCACTGTCGATCTCCGGCAGGACCCACTCCTTCTTGCTCCAGACGCCAGAGCCGTAGGGCCACGTCGTCTTTCCGACCCGGGAATCGAAGAGTGACTTCCAGTAGGCCCCGTCGAACCTCTTGAGAGCCTCAATGTCGTGGCGGACATCGAGGAGACCGCCAGAACGGCTACGGTAGATGATATCATCGAGGGAGTAGGACTCTTCAGAAGATGAGAAGTAAACACTGGTTGTGAACGGGACGTATTTGGCGGAGAATCCGTGGTTGTGAGTAGAACAGTTGGTCCGGCGGGCCTCTTCACGGATGTTCTCATCGGCGGGGCGACGGCGGTGGTGGGGCTCGGGGGCGGTTTCTGGTGGGgccgaggaggaggacgagcagGAGATGGTGAGGCGATGGGGTTTGTGATTGCAGATGACGTGTTTGTGCTTGGGTCTGAGAGAATAAGGAGAGGATTGTAAGAGAGGATGGAATGCTGCTGCAGCCATTCTATCCAACGAAGCTCTTCGCTTTCTAGCTTTCTACTTCTCTCTGCCTGGCAAAATGGCGCCCGCgctgtcagagagagagagagagagagagggaaggagagttCCGGCGGCGCAGAAAGAGCGAGAGTCTTTGCATTTGGCGGGCGATGGCGAAGTATATAGGATGTACACGGATTGGACACTTAACCCGGgtgcggattgcctgtgaccctggCCGGGGCTGTGTGCGGCCATATCGATCtctatgacaaatccactccgtccatctgtttttaaagaccacattaggacaggattttaaaaatcaggcaaataaaaaactcaggtgggccatacaaaacgAAACATTATGGATTGAACGCTCGAcgatgacagaagttttgtatcacatgatatttgttcctacagtttacctgagtggtaataactctataaacggtttggatggaatataaacatcatggtccgcTCCAGAAGTTTTCAACAGCGAAAGTTGCTGTTCCCACAGTGttgttggtatggcccacctgagttttagatctcccTTATTTTTAGTATCCCGTCcaattgtggtctttcaaaacagatgaacggagcggTTTTATCAGAGAAATCTCTGTAGACCCCACACAGCCTCGGACACagagatatctctgtgcccgAGTACAGGCAATCCGGCAGGGGCTCTGAGCGGccacgtgatgtatggattttgtcCCCACCGCGATCTAttatttttatatcattttaggatactagtttaaaaataaggtagatctaaggcttatgtggaccacacagtaaggaTTAAATAACTACCTTTGAAAATTTGAGAGCCTAGTAAGTTTTACATGAAGCTGTTGTTTGTTAAAACTGCGGTCTGTGCTTTCCCTTCGGCcagcccatgtgaccttatgaaatggTCAAATGGCAAACAAATATAAAATTGAATgtcaaaagatttcaatggtaggcatcattatcaccactgctttctATGATGTGATTGTCTTAAGCAATGGATATATCCCATTTTCTAGGGTTGCATCCTAAGGGCATGTTTTACCTATAGGATTAAATAGTATGGAATGgtgttagatgggattaacatcattattataCAACAAAATATTTAGGCTATTCAATCCTATCTTTGGGATAAAATTCTCATTATGGGGAAAAATACGGGATAAGACAAAATTCCCTTTGGTGGCATTCATCCTCATTGTCACTAATTCCTGCGAAAGCCAATTGAAGTGAGTTACGAGTGATTTGGAGGATTTGTGTGGTGTATTTAGAGATATGTGGAGGTATTCAAAGAGGATTCTACAATAGTACAATTGGTCGAGCAACGATACGTCGTCCATTAAGTAGTCAATTGATGAATGATCGTGTAGGAGCGGTTATAGGATAGATGACAAGATCATACGTAAGAAGAGTTGAAACATGTGATACGGTTATAGCAACCCTTAAAGCGTGGGAAGCATCTGGATGGCTGGGTTAACgctataaatagtagaggaattCAGTATGAATGTGTCTCAGACCAAACCAAATTTATTTTTCAGTTATTAATTGAATTATcggtcatttacattccttagtgtaatcacttTACCTTTACTACAAGTTAATTATTTtcctagtgtaatcctttacttttccttTGTTGTTTACATTTTATAGTGTAATTTGTACCGTTGATCAAGTAACTGATAATATTAGCtttaatttgagtctacgctcatACATTGGATTCGGTTTTCCATCTAAGAAGGTGTTTTGCAACATCTCCATGCGACTGACTGTAAGAATTCCTTTCTCGATCTTTTATATGTTCTGAAAAGTCTTTTCGTATGGAAGGCaaatgtcacgtcccaaactcgaaaatcgggctcacaaaattttcgatcgccgaatccggcgccgacagcctccgtagaaccccattctcagctcccagtgcccattcgccaggttccgatcctgggatgctacgaggaggattttcaacatcagtttgattcgtaataagcataaccaaaggcacaacccacaaacaataaccaaaaactccatcacatttccactatgataaaacatttacaagtacaatgagcgtaaagggaaatacaatgatgatgaacaaaactccaaaataatctgccacgtgctcaagcctcagcgctgctgcaatccaacgtcacctgcacgcaacggtcgtgcataagcttatagaaagcttagagggtggtgaaagtgtgtgctcaaggtagtaatgcagtatgcagtatcagaataatgaggaacatgctgatgaaagccaagaataccatagccgtaccagggccatgcggtgcaaagcatgaatgatgtcggtcataccaaggccatgcaatgcgaaatgcaactcaagcatagaaaccctcatctaagtccacatgttaatacggctcaaatctggaatatcaccggggtctagtacactccaagccagattgcagccccatcgcgcgcaataatgtgagtggaaaagacctcactatccgcctgccaatatcgggctcggctcgtcaatagcggacccattcctcgagctggtcagactcagcctagcattaccccctactctcgggcgggtaaggccgtacccccttccaaccgaccacaacacagtggaaagtgcaaccgtctggtaatcggcactcggcactcatgcacccactcggtctagacgttggagcaacctcttggtaccacaagggtttagggactttcaccgagggatatctatagcaccccatgtggaacaatatttccagtatccaatcctgccaaccacgatacgtcagtggaggctacggccctgatggcgctagggcgtacagtaaccatatcacacgatgcgaatgcatgaatcatactatccagttatacagcaatcctgcgcgtatcatgcgcttatgtagggcaacaccgcctatcagggagcccataaataatctgcccgagggcatatgctataatcagtcactcctcatatcaagcatacatatgatgcgtatgatcgtgaatcatggaactatactaagtatgtcatatggtaatggatgcagttcataacgaagatgggcttagatagcctacacattacatgtacgggcctataacaagccctagggtgagtcataatatggacatttaactaacactacttgcaatgtggacgtcaaaccaacattactcccaaagcatagcccgtcgtaaacattattgcataaaccatgatgggatcacacattgcaatggaccttaggtacatcccattgggccttcaatatatcaaatgggccgtatcacatgggccttacatttatcaaatgggccgcattaatgggcctcaccaacggaccttatgtacattgcaatgggccatagcccatgggccttaaaaatacatcacaatgggcctaatcacatgggccttacatttatcaaatgggccgcaccaattaggccttatatgtacatcaaatgggcctcaacccataggccccaatacatcttaatgggccttaacccatgggccataaatgcatctaatgggccttacaacatgccaaggtggggtccacttggactatggatctggcccattctctaagcccatgccataaaataacctttttaaaatggatggacagattggatgcagcacctgcctcatggtggggggtccacatgaaggccaaccatcacatattttatataatataatatatattttatatatagtatatacaatattatatatataatataatattatatatataaatacacacacacacacacacacacgcacacgcacacatacacacccaccgtccctggacggtggggatagaacacaaacatcacagcgggctccaccgtccgcctggacggtggcaataaaacacatatatcactgtgggctccatgtggggcccaccataatgttgatacgccatccaacccgttgataaggtcacgtagacctagatgaagtgtaaaaacaaatttcaccctgatccaaagcttctgtggacccaaaaagggtttcaagggtagagttcaattcacactgtttcctatgatgtgggccacctgagtcttggatggacctgaaatttggagggtggtccactgccctgagggcccaccatatgaatggattgaatAACAAataaacgtcaaggtggggcccacggctatagCCATGGGTGGCTGTCCATCCGCCCGTCCGCCCGGGCGCTGGTGcgcaagcagcgcctgctgcttttctaacagcagcagcagcaacactgctgcctatattttttttattttttttattcctgtGGTTtgtcacaggtggggtccacattttgagaatccactccgtccaatggccctccatggctcaagacaagcaaaacaagcccaatattggacatatttcagcgtataaacaatcagggaaggtttcaatggtgaaaaccaccatttgatatggtatggcccgccaggacctcggtttaacaccatttttcggttcaacgcctaaaatgaggttggaaaaggaatggacggcgtggattgaagacatacatcaaggtggggccaaaataagtgggccacccttaagcttggaaacaagctgatatttgtgttttccaatcaaacgtccagcgtccagggacgctggacggtctggccgtgcaaggtgggcctgctcaggtgggccacc
Proteins encoded in this window:
- the LOC131221129 gene encoding threonine synthase, chloroplastic, which produces MAAAAFHPLLQSSPYSLRPKHKHVICNHKPHRLTISCSSSSSAPPETAPEPHHRRRPADENIREEARRTNCSTHNHGFSAKYVPFTTSVYFSSSEESYSLDDIIYRSRSGGLLDVRHDIEALKRFDGAYWKSLFDSRVGKTTWPYGSGVWSKKEWVLPEIDSDDIISVFEGNSNLFWAERFGKEVLGMNDLWVKHCGISHTGSFKDLGMTVLVSQVNRLRKMGRPVLGVGCASTGDTSAALSAYCAAAGIPAIVFLPANRISIAQLVQPIANGAFVLSLDTDFDGCMRLIREVTAELPIYLANSLNSLRLEGQKTAAIEILQQFDWEVPDWVIVPGGNLGNIYAFYKGFRMCQELGLVDRMPRLVCAQAANANPLYLHYKSGWTDFKPVKAGSTFASAIQIGDPVSIDRAVFALQNSNGIVEEATEEELMDAMAQADLAGMFICPHTGVALSALIKLRHSGVIRPTDRTVVISTAHGLKFTQSKIDYHSNEIADMACRFANPPVEVKADFGSVMDVLQKKLKPLSAALKN